A stretch of Lathyrus oleraceus cultivar Zhongwan6 chromosome 6, CAAS_Psat_ZW6_1.0, whole genome shotgun sequence DNA encodes these proteins:
- the LOC127093059 gene encoding LOB domain-containing protein 29, whose translation MAGSSSVSGSPCGACKFLRRKCIRGCVFAPYFSHEQGATHFAAIHKVFGASNVSKLLAQLPISDRCEAAVTISYEAQARLQDPIYGCVSHIFALQQQVVNLQTQLAYLKEQAAQTCMNNSSTSENPNEKSTPHTLPQDLQSWFNVENSNNYQHGQEFLTNNLSNISLTTQCYGNNNNSHMDLNPMRNYENSRVMEENSSSFSSFEESTSNSISYDMQTNRRTWGFDDVEDLHSVAFRYS comes from the exons ATGGCTGGTTCTAGTTCTGTTTCTGGTTCTCCTTGTGGAGCCTGCAAATTCTTGAGAAGAAAATGTATTAGAGGTTGTGTTTTTGCACCTTATTTTAGTCATGAACAAGGTGCTACACATTTTGCAGCCATTCATAAGGTTTTTGGTGCAAGCAATGTCTCAAAGCTTCTTGCTCAACTTCCTATAAGCGATCGATGCGAAGCCGCGGTTACAATCTCTTATGAAGCTCAAGCTAGACTTCAAGATCCTATTTATGGATGTGTTTCTCATATCTTTGCCCTCCAACAACAG GTGGTTAACTTACAAACACAACTGGCTTATCTCAAAGAACAAGCAGCACAAACATGTATGAATAATTCATCTACCAGTGAAAACCCTAATGAAAAGTCAACTCCTCATACTCTCCCTCAAGATCTTCAAAGTTGGTTCAATGTGGAAAACTCTAATAATTACCAGCATGGACAAGAATTTCTCACTAATAACCTGTCTAATATTTCCTTAACAACACAATGTTATGGTAACAATAACAATAGCCACATGGATCTAAACCCTATGAGGAACTATGAAAATTCAAGAGTCATGGAAGAAAACAGTTCATCATTTTCTAGCTTTGAGGAAAGTACTTCTAATTCCATATCTTATGACATGCAAACAAATAGGAGGACATGGGGTTTTGATGATGTTGAAGACCTACATTCAGTTGCTTTTAGATATAGTTGA